AGGCTTCTTCACCCCACCAGTGGCGGGAGCGCTCTTCCTAGCGGCCTTAGTAGCCAGCTGCTTGCGGGGAGCTTTCCCTCCGGTGGATTTACGAGCGGTCTGCTTGGTCCTGGCCATGATTCTCTATAGACAAGTCAGTAAGAAGTGATCGGGAGAGGAAAGAGCAGAACAGTTATAGTCCTGGCCTCATCGTGATTGGATAATGTGAGCCACACCCCCTACATCCCATTGGCTGATTCATATAAAGCTGAGCCCGCCAAAACACATGGGGCGTCAGCCATCGATCTTTGTTCAGAAGAGGCGGGGCCCATCCCGGCCCTATTCGGTCCTGCCTGCGGACAGACGTAACTCCCGGTAATAGCGCCCTCCCCCGTGTCCCCTCAGACATGACGCGGTGCAGTATTCCGAGTGTTCAGATTGTCTGCCGCTCTCCCATATATAGGCTATTCGTGACTGCATGGCTTTATATAGTAATAAGACTAAGCAGCCCAATAACCCTCAGAATAGGGAAAATACAGGGTTACATTCATCCCCAAATCTCTGGTAAATCAGTTTCCGTAATCCCGTCTATCCATAGAGCGTCTATTTATTAAAGCAGTGTAAATCCTTACAGTTTATACACAGGAGATACATTGTGTTACAATAGCGACACCTTGTGGTGAGAGATTTATATAACCTTTTATGTTGCCGATTTGTAACAAGGAGATATTTTCCCCAAGCGCTGACACTATCAGTGTTACAGCAGAACATCCTCAGTTCAGTGTTCATAAGGGGATCTAGAAGTAAAGGCAGATGCATTGTGatttatataacaatataataaagtgatgataatatagaagggatttatatcACTATCATAACTATATATCCAGGGTGATATCCGGGCGGTGATCATACAGCTCTGTCTGGAGGAGGTGGTGGCTCTGAAAAGAGCCTTTGTGGGATAAGTACAGGACGAGGCTCCCGATTATTTCTTAGCCGCGCTCTTCTTGGCTTTAGTCACCTTCTTAGCCGGGCTCTTGGCAGCTTTGGGTTTGGCCGCCTTCTTAGCCGGGCTCTTGGTCACCTTCTTGGGAGCAGCCTTCGGCTTCTTGGGGCTCTTGGCCGCTGCAGGCTTCTTGGCTTTCTTCGGGCTCTTGGCCGCTGCAGGCTTCTTGGCTTTCTTCGGGCTCTTGGCCGCGCTCGGAGCCTTCTTTGGCTTCTTAGGGGATTTGGTCGCTTTCTTAGCTGCTGCAGGCTTCCTGGCCGCAGCCGCCGGCTTCTTCTTGGCCGCCTTGTCCTTAGTCTCCTGCTGGTTCTTGTTGATCTTGAAGGATCCGGAGGCGCCGCTGCCTTTCACCTGGAGCAGGGTTCCCTTGGTCACCAGCCCCTTGATGGCCAGCTTCAGGCGGCTGTTGTTCTTGTCTACATCGTATCCTCCGGCAGCCAGAGCCTTCTTCAGGGCGGCCAGAGACACCCCACTGCGCTCCTTAGAGGCGGACACGGCTTTAACGAGCAGCTCGGACACGCTGGGACCGGAGGGTTTGTGGCTTTTCTTAGCGCCCCCTGCGGCTGATTTCTTCGGCTGCTTCTTGGACTTTGCGGCCGGATCGGCGGGAGGAGCGGCGGCTGGTGCGGTTTCTGCCATAGTTTATCGCTGCCGTCTATAACAATAAAAATACTGCGGAAGAGAAATATAGATGGCGGAGCTGCTGGCGACTCTTATATAGTCAGTGGCTGCGCTCTGATTGGCTGCTGAGCTGCCATTTTCATGAGCTGTTATTGGCTGACACAGAGCACAGGCCCCGCCCCATTCTGTCTGGTCCCTAAGAATTAAACAACCTACTTCTCATTATACCAGATAGGAGAACAGATACAATTGCTGTGCTGTGTAAATATAAACTTTAGTAACCAACCATAGTTGTTGTATCTATTTGTAACAATTGTATCAGCCTTTGGGGAAATAGAAATACTCGATGTTACAATTTGGTAACATGTAAAGATTAGAGTATAAAGCTCTCACCAGCAGGTGTCGCTGTTGTAACAGTCACTTATTGATTTCTCAGAGATTTAGGAGTAAATGTAAATCCTCTAGGTAATAGGTTGTGCACATCGTGTTTTACCCAACCTGAGAATTATTGCGATTATTTTCTCTTCtgatatattaatgctacagcagCCCCCCAGATGTAGAATGGATATGGGGGCGCTCTCCTGTACTGCGCCATGTATATAGGGATAGGAATAGTTCTCTGAGGACGTATATTGTCAGCATTCAGATGTCTGTACAGGAGCAGCCGGTAATCAGTGTGAACACCCGAGATGCGGCACCGCGTTATGTCtgagaggacacgggggaggctcCCGGGATTGTTCTCTGCGGTTAACTCTTTCAGTGCTGAGAACTGTGCAGTTATGTAGGATGGTGTCATGTGACTGGGTATGGTCGGATCTGTGCTCTGGGGATAGAGAGGAGCGATCCCCTCGGTCAGCACTGCTGGCTTCAGTCTAATGACAACTGTGACCGCTGACCGACAGACATAAGGAGGACACTGAAGGGTTAActgtgtgggcggagctatagcccCGATACTGGAGGATCATTGGCTGATCACCGGAGATCATGTGATTGTGATATTCCCGATCTTCTGCTGATTTATTCCGATTTCTCCCCTTTCATCATATAATAACACGTGGGGTCAGGACGGGGTCAGGCTCTCGAACGATTATTCTCGGTCAATCTCATTGCACACATCGGGGTTCCATATAATGAGAAGCGGGAAAATAGCGGAGAGGATTGTTGGGGAACAAAGAGCAGAAATtggcacaacaaaaaaatgcCGCGGGCACGGAAGAGTTAACAATGATTTAACCGTTTGGTGCCTCCTTGGGGCGGAGCTATAGCTCCATACTTTTTGTTCAT
The DNA window shown above is from Hyla sarda isolate aHylSar1 unplaced genomic scaffold, aHylSar1.hap1 scaffold_2675, whole genome shotgun sequence and carries:
- the LOC130324865 gene encoding histone H1B-like, producing MAETAPAAAPPADPAAKSKKQPKKSAAGGAKKSHKPSGPSVSELLVKAVSASKERSGVSLAALKKALAAGGYDVDKNNSRLKLAIKGLVTKGTLLQVKGSGASGSFKINKNQQETKDKAAKKKPAAAARKPAAAKKATKSPKKPKKAPSAAKSPKKAKKPAAAKSPKKAKKPAAAKSPKKPKAAPKKVTKSPAKKAAKPKAAKSPAKKVTKAKKSAAKK